A single Nitrospirae bacterium CG2_30_53_67 DNA region contains:
- a CDS encoding two-component system response regulator, with the protein MKKILIVDDSISVSRRLEKIIVSTGEFEVMDRAKNGAEAIMKYQAGHPDIVCMDMNMPTMDGLTALRSLIAFDQNAKIVMVTSLGGVSDKFTEAMKLGARNVICKPFEADDVLRILREV; encoded by the coding sequence ATGAAGAAAATTCTGATCGTGGATGACAGCATCTCCGTGAGCCGCCGGCTTGAAAAAATTATTGTTAGTACGGGTGAATTTGAGGTGATGGACCGGGCAAAGAACGGCGCAGAGGCCATCATGAAGTATCAGGCCGGACATCCGGACATTGTTTGCATGGATATGAATATGCCCACGATGGATGGGTTGACTGCATTACGAAGTCTGATCGCCTTTGACCAGAATGCGAAAATCGTCATGGTGACCTCGCTTGGCGGGGTTAGTGACAAATTTACCGAGGCCATGAAACTCGGCGCCCGAAACGTTATATGCAAGCCCTTTGAAGCTGATGATGTGCTGCGAATTCTCCGTGAGGTGTAA
- a CDS encoding monofunctional biosynthetic peptidoglycan transglycosylase, which translates to MAKKKSFIKRFILFLVLALFGLTAFQFVYPDVSSLAKENPGKTAFMKYREKEWKIMGKHDTISRIWVPYRAISPYLIKAVLIAEDDKFWSHEGFDYEALQEAVEKDIQAKKFKLGGSTISQQLAKNLYLSPSKNPVRKIREAIITWRMEKTLKKKRMLEIYLNVAEWGDRGIFGIEAASRRYYGKPASALGPEEAARLAAVLPNPRKYNPIGHSRFVARRAAHIYHIMLKRGIVEPEYE; encoded by the coding sequence GTGGCGAAGAAAAAATCCTTTATAAAACGGTTCATTCTCTTTTTGGTTCTTGCGCTTTTCGGACTCACTGCCTTCCAGTTCGTCTACCCGGATGTGTCCAGCCTTGCCAAAGAAAATCCCGGGAAGACGGCTTTCATGAAATACCGCGAGAAGGAATGGAAGATCATGGGTAAGCATGATACGATCAGCCGGATATGGGTCCCCTACAGGGCCATATCGCCTTATCTCATCAAGGCCGTGCTCATCGCCGAAGACGACAAATTCTGGAGCCACGAGGGCTTTGATTACGAGGCCCTGCAGGAGGCCGTGGAAAAGGATATCCAGGCAAAAAAATTTAAACTGGGCGGGAGCACGATCAGCCAGCAGCTTGCAAAGAACCTCTATCTCTCGCCTTCCAAGAACCCGGTCAGAAAGATCCGTGAGGCGATCATTACATGGCGCATGGAGAAAACCCTGAAGAAGAAGAGGATGCTCGAGATCTATCTCAATGTGGCCGAATGGGGCGACCGGGGGATCTTCGGCATTGAAGCCGCATCCAGAAGGTATTACGGCAAGCCCGCCTCAGCGCTCGGACCTGAAGAGGCTGCGAGACTGGCCGCCGTGCTGCCGAACCCGAGGAAATACAATCCGATCGGCCATTCAAGATTTGTGGCACGCCGGGCCGCTCACATCTATCATATTATGTTAAAACGGGGGATCGTGGAGCCGGAATATGAATAA